Proteins found in one Tumebacillus sp. BK434 genomic segment:
- a CDS encoding aminotransferase A, with protein MEHLLNPRVRDIQMSGIRKFAMIAAEYTDAISLTLGQPDFPTPEHIKTAGQTAIANNHTSYTPNAGLPALRQAASAFLHTKYGLSYSPDTEIIVTNGASEALDIALRTILAEGSEVLLPGPIYPGYEPLITLCGAQPVYLDTTETGFRVTGDMVRQALTDRTRCLILPSPSNPTGVVQDAASLQEIADALHGRDVFVISDEIYSELLYESEHASIASLPQMREKTIVINGLSKSHSMTGWRIGFTFAPEYITRQMVKVHQYNAACASSVSQHAAMEALTHGLDDAAPMREEYRKRRDFVCARLAEMGFDVVVPGGAFYIFPSIKKFGLSSFDFATRLLEQARVAVVPGEAFSPLGEGFIRISYASSMEQLQEAMERLGKFMKTL; from the coding sequence ATGGAACACCTGCTCAACCCGCGCGTACGGGACATTCAGATGTCGGGGATTCGCAAATTCGCCATGATCGCCGCCGAATACACAGACGCGATCTCGCTGACCCTCGGCCAGCCCGACTTCCCGACCCCCGAGCACATCAAGACAGCGGGCCAGACCGCCATCGCCAACAACCATACCTCCTATACGCCCAACGCCGGGCTGCCCGCGCTGCGCCAGGCGGCCAGCGCGTTTTTGCATACAAAATACGGCCTGTCCTACTCGCCGGACACGGAGATCATCGTCACCAACGGCGCTTCGGAAGCGCTCGACATCGCCTTGCGCACGATCTTGGCGGAAGGCTCGGAAGTGCTGCTCCCAGGCCCGATCTACCCCGGTTATGAACCGCTGATCACGCTGTGCGGTGCCCAACCGGTCTATCTCGACACGACAGAGACCGGCTTCCGCGTCACCGGCGACATGGTGCGCCAGGCGCTGACCGACCGGACGCGCTGCCTGATCCTGCCCAGCCCCTCCAACCCGACCGGCGTGGTGCAGGACGCGGCCAGCCTGCAGGAGATCGCCGATGCGCTCCACGGCCGCGACGTGTTTGTCATCTCCGACGAGATCTACAGCGAACTGCTCTATGAAAGCGAACACGCCTCGATCGCTTCGCTCCCGCAGATGCGTGAGAAAACGATCGTCATCAACGGCCTGTCCAAGTCGCATTCGATGACCGGCTGGCGGATCGGCTTCACCTTCGCGCCGGAGTACATCACCCGGCAGATGGTCAAAGTCCACCAGTACAACGCCGCCTGCGCCTCGTCGGTCTCTCAGCACGCCGCCATGGAAGCGCTGACCCACGGCCTCGACGACGCCGCGCCGATGCGCGAAGAATACCGCAAGCGCCGCGATTTTGTCTGCGCGCGCCTCGCGGAGATGGGCTTCGATGTGGTCGTGCCGGGCGGGGCGTTCTACATCTTCCCGTCGATCAAAAAATTCGGCCTGTCCTCCTTCGACTTCGCCACACGCCTGCTCGAACAAGCGCGCGTCGCCGTCGTGCCGGGCGAAGCGTTTTCACCGCTCGGCGAAGGATTTATCCGCATCTCTTACGCCTCCTCGATGGAACAGCTGCAGGAAGCGATGGAGCGGTTAGGCAAGTTTATGAAAACGCTCTAG
- a CDS encoding GNAT family N-acetyltransferase — protein MLEIRKLGLEDTASFAKLYRNAYPGFGGTEEQAVATMNRMFSFPERAFYGVYRDDKMVGGMCLLQFEMNLRGQGMVPTGGVALVAVDLLYKKEKIAKEIMTFSLHHFREQGIGFVTLFPFRMSFYKQMGFGSGVEQRRFSMEAASIPNFGSKANLEILSADHLEDVIACYNRYALTRNGLTPLAKHHLEGFFKADTARVIGFRKDGELKGYMLMRFIKDHMLVNQLYIPHIVYETGEALQEMLTFLHTQGDQFHKVNIATQDESIHYMLSTTSTNMHDVFDSIFLETSVTGCGMMVRVVDLPKLFTDLQGHNFNGETLKLKLTLEDNFLPDNTAACVIDFREGRPQVIKGGDSSADVELTLEVSNFSSLLAGTTTFDRLHKLGLTKLSDEAQVETLTRLFRTSERLMCMFAF, from the coding sequence ATGCTTGAGATCAGAAAGTTAGGCCTCGAAGACACCGCATCTTTTGCCAAGCTGTACCGCAACGCCTACCCGGGTTTTGGCGGGACAGAAGAGCAGGCTGTGGCGACGATGAACCGGATGTTCAGCTTCCCGGAGCGCGCCTTTTACGGCGTCTACCGCGATGACAAGATGGTGGGCGGGATGTGCCTGCTCCAATTTGAGATGAACCTGCGCGGCCAGGGCATGGTGCCGACCGGCGGCGTTGCTCTGGTGGCGGTGGATCTGCTCTACAAAAAAGAAAAGATCGCCAAAGAGATCATGACCTTCTCGCTGCACCATTTCCGCGAGCAGGGGATCGGCTTTGTGACGCTGTTCCCGTTCCGCATGTCCTTCTATAAGCAGATGGGCTTTGGCTCCGGTGTCGAGCAGCGCCGCTTCAGCATGGAGGCGGCGTCGATCCCGAACTTCGGCAGCAAGGCGAACCTCGAGATCCTCTCGGCCGATCACCTCGAAGATGTCATCGCCTGCTACAACCGCTACGCTTTGACCCGCAACGGGCTGACCCCGCTGGCTAAGCACCACCTCGAAGGCTTTTTCAAGGCGGACACCGCTCGCGTGATCGGCTTCCGCAAAGACGGTGAGCTGAAAGGGTACATGCTGATGCGCTTCATCAAAGACCACATGCTGGTCAATCAGCTGTACATCCCGCACATCGTCTATGAGACGGGCGAAGCGCTGCAGGAGATGCTGACCTTCCTGCACACCCAAGGCGACCAGTTCCACAAGGTCAACATCGCCACGCAGGACGAAAGCATCCATTATATGCTCAGCACCACGTCGACCAATATGCACGACGTGTTCGATTCGATCTTCCTTGAGACCAGCGTCACCGGCTGCGGCATGATGGTGCGCGTCGTCGATTTGCCAAAGCTGTTCACCGACCTGCAGGGTCACAACTTCAACGGCGAGACGCTGAAGCTGAAGCTGACCTTGGAAGACAATTTCCTCCCGGACAATACGGCCGCCTGCGTGATCGACTTCCGCGAAGGGCGCCCGCAGGTGATCAAAGGTGGCGACAGTTCTGCCGATGTCGAGTTGACGCTGGAAGTCTCCAACTTCTCCAGCCTGCTCGCCGGCACCACCACGTTCGACCGCCTGCACAAGCTTGGCCTGACCAAGCTGTCCGACGAGGCGCAAGTGGAGACGCTGACCCGCCTGTTCCGCACCAGTGAGCGGTTGATGTGCATGTTTGCGTTTTAA
- a CDS encoding ABC transporter ATP-binding protein, with translation MLINAHGLSKKYPMGESVFYALQGVNLAVDQGEIVTILGPSGSGKSTLLNVIGGIERPDGGQLFVDGQKISAHSDAQLTMYRREKIGFVFQFYNLIANLTVQENIEATTHIAKAPLPVDEVLRAVGMYDKRNKFPSELSGGEQQRVSIARAVAKNPGLLLCDEPTGALDFATSKEILKLLENINQTYNTTILIITHNPALQAMSDRILRLRSGEIVEDVANPHKLPAEQVEW, from the coding sequence ATGCTGATCAACGCACATGGCCTCAGCAAGAAATATCCGATGGGCGAGTCTGTCTTCTATGCGCTGCAAGGCGTGAACTTGGCCGTGGACCAAGGCGAGATCGTGACGATCCTCGGACCGTCCGGCTCCGGCAAATCCACCCTGCTCAACGTCATCGGCGGGATCGAACGCCCCGACGGCGGGCAGTTGTTCGTCGACGGGCAGAAGATCTCGGCGCACAGCGATGCACAGCTGACGATGTACCGCCGCGAGAAGATCGGATTCGTCTTTCAATTTTATAATTTGATCGCCAACCTGACCGTGCAGGAGAACATCGAAGCGACGACCCACATCGCGAAAGCTCCTCTGCCGGTCGACGAAGTGCTGCGCGCGGTCGGCATGTACGACAAGCGCAATAAGTTCCCTTCCGAGCTGTCCGGCGGCGAGCAGCAGCGCGTCTCGATCGCCCGCGCCGTCGCCAAGAACCCCGGTCTGCTGCTCTGCGACGAGCCGACCGGCGCGCTCGATTTTGCGACGTCGAAAGAGATCTTGAAACTGCTGGAGAACATCAACCAAACGTACAACACCACCATCCTGATCATCACGCACAACCCGGCCTTGCAGGCGATGTCCGACCGCATCCTGCGCCTGCGCAGCGGCGAGATCGTGGAAGACGTCGCCAACCCGCACAAACTCCCGGCCGAACAGGTGGAATGGTGA
- a CDS encoding FtsX-like permease family protein, with amino-acid sequence MVLNKRIWRIIRQNKAQYVSAMVLVVLSCLLFTLLSVMAANLQDNAERFVRDYKLEDVKTVVQLPIANVPDVEKAFGVQIEPRYELDVEWKPEVTLRLFDASEKVNVPALVAGSPLQANDDILLSPSFAQAQGVQVGSVITLGGDTYTVRGLMAVPDYIYALKSESDIMMDPQSFGVAVITKEKMQELGTGTLYYNIKGNSPELKAYLEQHHKLLLWKPITENPRYQLADSKIRQTADLAAKVPTAMLFLTCLLLATAMWRLVKMEFTQIGTLYALGYKKGEILRHYLCFPLLIGLCGGVTGTLLGLLVLPPLLDYVGLYFNVPMLKTDWNLQDLVLSVFLPLLFLLPATAIVVWRALRLKPVVLMRGHMKTVKAGRLMRAVNLSQLSFTAKFKVRELMRNTPKSLLMLVGVMMASVFLLFGFAAHSSINSIVEDSFGDTFTYQYNTMFNKLQTENRYGGEVYNVLPVALTGDADVKFSLYGVQPDGQLLSLKDADGREIALAGKTVITRALAESTGLGIGDTLTVRNLLKEEQTYELQIDAVAEVYTGNAVYLPLAALNELLKLPATSYLGVYSLQPLQAAPSQVLRVENRADVQRALDSALEPMRYTLLLTGTFAFVIALIVIYVITSLIIEENKSNISMLKVLGYTPKEINGLVLNAGQLPVVLGYLLGIPATISSLQSLLNSSLQGIDMAIPIQIDPLHLLFGFVIIYGTYEMSKLLSKKKVLSVSMAESLKMQRD; translated from the coding sequence ATGGTGCTCAACAAACGGATCTGGCGCATCATCAGGCAAAACAAGGCGCAATACGTTTCCGCGATGGTGCTGGTCGTGCTTTCCTGCCTGCTGTTCACCCTGCTGTCGGTGATGGCGGCCAACCTGCAGGACAATGCGGAGCGGTTCGTCCGGGACTACAAGCTGGAAGATGTAAAGACGGTCGTGCAACTGCCGATTGCCAACGTCCCAGACGTGGAAAAAGCGTTCGGCGTGCAGATCGAGCCGCGCTATGAGCTCGATGTGGAATGGAAGCCGGAGGTGACCTTGCGCCTGTTCGATGCCAGCGAGAAAGTGAACGTCCCCGCACTGGTCGCAGGGTCGCCGCTGCAAGCGAACGACGACATCCTGCTCTCCCCCTCGTTTGCACAGGCGCAGGGCGTGCAGGTCGGATCGGTGATCACGCTCGGCGGAGATACGTATACGGTGCGCGGGCTGATGGCGGTGCCCGACTATATCTATGCCTTGAAGAGCGAATCGGACATCATGATGGACCCGCAGTCGTTTGGCGTGGCGGTGATCACGAAGGAGAAGATGCAGGAGCTTGGCACGGGCACTCTCTACTACAACATCAAAGGGAATTCTCCCGAGCTGAAAGCGTACCTGGAGCAGCACCACAAGCTCTTGCTCTGGAAGCCGATCACCGAGAACCCGCGCTATCAGCTGGCCGACAGCAAGATTCGGCAGACGGCCGATCTCGCTGCCAAGGTGCCGACGGCGATGCTGTTCCTGACCTGCCTGCTCCTGGCGACGGCGATGTGGCGGCTGGTGAAGATGGAGTTTACACAGATCGGCACCTTGTATGCGCTGGGGTACAAAAAAGGCGAGATTCTGCGCCACTACCTGTGCTTTCCCCTGCTGATCGGACTCTGCGGCGGCGTGACGGGGACGCTGCTCGGTCTCTTGGTTCTGCCGCCGCTCCTCGACTATGTCGGGCTGTACTTCAACGTGCCGATGCTGAAGACAGACTGGAATCTGCAAGATCTGGTGCTCTCAGTCTTCCTTCCGCTCCTGTTTCTGCTGCCGGCGACGGCGATCGTCGTCTGGCGCGCGCTGCGCCTGAAGCCGGTCGTGCTGATGCGCGGCCACATGAAGACGGTCAAAGCGGGCCGCCTGATGCGCGCCGTCAACCTTTCGCAGCTGAGCTTCACGGCGAAGTTTAAAGTGCGCGAACTGATGCGCAACACGCCGAAATCGCTGTTGATGCTGGTTGGCGTGATGATGGCTTCCGTGTTCCTGCTGTTCGGCTTCGCGGCGCACAGCTCGATCAACTCGATCGTAGAAGACAGTTTTGGAGATACTTTTACCTATCAGTACAACACGATGTTCAACAAGCTGCAGACGGAAAACAGGTACGGCGGCGAAGTCTATAACGTGCTGCCTGTGGCGCTGACCGGGGATGCGGATGTGAAATTCTCGCTGTACGGGGTGCAGCCTGACGGACAGCTGCTGTCGCTGAAAGATGCGGACGGCAGGGAGATCGCCCTGGCCGGCAAGACGGTGATCACCCGCGCGCTGGCCGAGTCGACCGGGCTCGGGATAGGCGATACGCTTACGGTGCGCAATCTGCTGAAAGAGGAGCAGACGTACGAACTGCAGATCGATGCGGTCGCCGAAGTGTACACCGGCAATGCGGTCTATCTGCCGCTGGCGGCGCTAAACGAGCTGCTGAAACTGCCGGCGACGAGCTATCTCGGGGTGTATTCGCTGCAGCCGCTGCAGGCCGCACCGTCACAAGTGCTGCGCGTGGAGAACCGCGCCGATGTGCAGCGCGCGCTCGATTCGGCCTTGGAGCCGATGCGGTACACGCTGCTGCTGACCGGCACGTTTGCGTTTGTGATCGCCCTGATCGTGATCTATGTGATCACCTCGCTGATCATCGAAGAGAACAAAAGCAACATCTCGATGCTGAAAGTGCTCGGGTACACGCCAAAAGAGATCAACGGGCTGGTGCTGAACGCCGGGCAGCTGCCGGTGGTGCTCGGTTACCTGCTGGGCATTCCCGCGACGATCAGCTCGCTGCAGTCGCTGTTGAACTCCTCGCTGCAAGGCATCGACATGGCGATCCCGATCCAGATCGACCCGCTGCATCTGCTGTTCGGCTTTGTGATCATCTACGGCACCTACGAGATGTCGAAGCTGTTATCCAAGAAGAAAGTGCTGTCCGTCTCGATGGCGGAGAGCTTGAAAATGCAACGCGACTAG
- a CDS encoding TetR/AcrR family transcriptional regulator — protein sequence MFDNLPEEKRQKVLSAALDEFAEQGYASASTNRIVEKAEISKGLLFHYFRNKKGLYAYLLRHCMKVLGQEYEDVLPTTSSDVFERIKQLTVMKIHQMKHYPQEYDLLLKLARETDPELMAEYAQLTAELKGHFLGKFFAGLDHTLFRPGVDVQKALEIIMCTTEHYGNKYVAENTDADGRLHLDADKIGLELDEYASLLKNGLYT from the coding sequence GTGTTTGACAATCTCCCCGAAGAGAAACGGCAGAAAGTGCTGTCCGCCGCCCTCGATGAGTTTGCCGAGCAGGGCTATGCGTCCGCCTCGACCAACCGCATCGTGGAGAAGGCGGAGATCTCCAAGGGGCTCCTGTTCCATTATTTTCGCAATAAAAAGGGCTTGTATGCGTACCTGCTCCGCCACTGCATGAAAGTGCTCGGGCAGGAGTATGAAGATGTATTGCCGACCACGTCCTCCGATGTGTTCGAGCGAATCAAGCAGTTGACGGTGATGAAGATCCATCAGATGAAGCATTATCCGCAAGAGTACGACCTGCTCTTGAAGCTGGCCCGGGAGACCGATCCGGAGCTGATGGCCGAATACGCGCAGTTGACCGCCGAATTGAAAGGCCATTTTCTCGGCAAATTTTTTGCCGGACTCGACCATACGCTGTTTCGCCCGGGCGTGGATGTGCAGAAAGCGCTGGAGATCATTATGTGCACGACTGAGCACTACGGGAACAAATACGTGGCGGAGAATACGGATGCCGACGGCAGGCTGCATCTCGACGCCGATAAAATTGGCTTGGAACTGGATGAATATGCGAGTCTGTTGAAGAACGGACTCTACACGTAA
- a CDS encoding IucA/IucC family C-terminal-domain containing protein, producing MNELHQQLKVLERLREEGMRLPFQFAEEADRAEGVAIGRLLRDPALLHELMHKVAQQMQSDNLVAAASLFQKRLASVLLASVLTPLSTVGLGLIVDADTTEIVLVDNMPASVILGGKQQLLLVNRLPQDVQNLGGHVHDDLAAVQHVLKAVFDNTLGPLIYQIASEFNLSPKVMWGNVGNFVGYLYGELCEHAIYKHGAAADKELVFNSVGFTAPPLAETFREEWFEEITPARKIRVRNSCCLWNQFPGNKSCTTCPLVCSAERAELLTAYHA from the coding sequence ATGAACGAGTTACACCAGCAATTGAAAGTCTTGGAGCGTTTGCGCGAGGAAGGGATGCGCCTGCCGTTCCAATTTGCAGAAGAAGCAGACCGGGCGGAAGGCGTCGCGATCGGGCGGCTGCTGAGAGATCCGGCACTGTTGCACGAGCTGATGCACAAGGTCGCGCAACAGATGCAATCTGACAACCTGGTCGCCGCCGCTTCCCTGTTCCAGAAGCGTCTGGCCAGCGTGTTGCTCGCGTCGGTGCTGACACCGCTCTCGACGGTGGGCTTGGGATTGATCGTCGATGCGGATACGACGGAGATCGTGCTGGTCGACAACATGCCTGCGAGCGTCATCTTGGGCGGCAAACAGCAGTTGCTACTGGTGAACCGTCTGCCGCAAGATGTGCAGAACCTCGGCGGTCATGTGCATGACGACTTGGCGGCGGTGCAGCATGTGCTGAAGGCGGTGTTCGACAACACGCTGGGACCGTTGATCTACCAGATCGCCTCGGAGTTCAACCTGTCCCCGAAGGTGATGTGGGGCAATGTCGGGAACTTCGTCGGCTATCTGTACGGCGAGCTGTGCGAGCACGCGATTTACAAGCATGGCGCAGCGGCAGATAAAGAACTGGTGTTCAACTCGGTCGGCTTTACCGCGCCGCCGCTGGCAGAAACGTTCCGCGAGGAGTGGTTCGAAGAGATCACCCCCGCCCGCAAGATCCGCGTGCGCAACTCCTGCTGCCTGTGGAACCAATTCCCCGGCAACAAGTCCTGCACGACCTGCCCGCTGGTGTGCAGCGCAGAGCGTGCGGAGCTGCTGACCGCCTATCATGCCTAA
- a CDS encoding type III PLP-dependent enzyme → MSVLEQIAELKKDLGGKPLKAYFYDLTALTRHVQRFVQALPPQCRYFYAIKANSEHAMLEALAPHVHGFEVASIGEVHRVRAVSLEAPIIFGGPGKADEELEGAIDQRVTLLHVESLHELARLEEIAGRKGAVMDILLRVNLRGPLPSGTLQMAGVPTQFGIDEQVIGAAIRQALRCAHVRLQGFHFHSLSNNLDVEQHLKMVGHYARKARSWADEYGFELRYINAGGGVGVNYADLAAQFDFETFAAALPDQLQAAGEGVTVLFECGRYAVASCGYYATEVLEIRHNHGQWYAVVEGGLHHFLLPGAWKHTHPMTVVPVERWPYPFERPEVQHQAVTVAGKMHMPKDILAHQVQIERLRAGDLLLFPYAGAYGWAISAHDFSDLEYPELIYYT, encoded by the coding sequence ATGAGCGTCCTGGAGCAGATCGCCGAATTGAAAAAAGACCTGGGCGGCAAGCCGCTCAAAGCATATTTTTACGACCTGACCGCACTGACCCGGCATGTGCAGCGCTTCGTGCAAGCGCTGCCGCCGCAGTGCCGGTATTTCTATGCGATCAAAGCCAACTCTGAGCATGCGATGCTGGAAGCGCTGGCTCCGCACGTGCATGGATTTGAAGTGGCTTCGATCGGGGAAGTTCACAGAGTCCGGGCGGTGAGCCTTGAGGCCCCGATTATCTTTGGCGGTCCGGGCAAAGCGGACGAAGAGCTGGAAGGGGCGATCGACCAGCGCGTGACGCTGCTCCATGTGGAGAGCCTGCATGAGCTGGCCCGTCTGGAAGAGATCGCCGGGCGCAAAGGCGCGGTGATGGACATCTTGCTCCGCGTGAATCTGCGCGGTCCGCTGCCGAGCGGCACGTTGCAGATGGCTGGGGTGCCGACGCAGTTTGGCATCGATGAACAGGTGATCGGCGCGGCGATCCGGCAGGCGCTGCGCTGTGCGCATGTTCGTTTGCAAGGCTTCCATTTCCATTCGCTCTCCAACAACCTCGATGTCGAGCAGCACTTGAAGATGGTCGGGCACTATGCCAGAAAAGCCCGCAGCTGGGCGGATGAATACGGGTTCGAACTCCGCTACATCAACGCAGGCGGCGGTGTCGGCGTCAACTATGCGGACCTTGCCGCCCAGTTCGATTTTGAAACGTTCGCCGCCGCGCTCCCTGACCAGCTCCAAGCGGCAGGCGAGGGTGTGACTGTGCTGTTCGAGTGCGGGCGATATGCGGTCGCCTCCTGTGGCTATTACGCCACAGAAGTCCTGGAGATCCGCCACAACCACGGCCAGTGGTATGCGGTCGTCGAAGGCGGCCTGCACCATTTCCTGCTCCCCGGCGCCTGGAAGCATACGCACCCGATGACCGTCGTCCCGGTCGAAAGATGGCCGTACCCGTTCGAGCGTCCTGAGGTGCAGCATCAAGCGGTGACCGTGGCCGGAAAAATGCACATGCCAAAAGACATTCTGGCGCATCAGGTACAGATCGAACGGCTACGTGCGGGCGATCTCCTCTTGTTTCCGTACGCCGGGGCGTATGGCTGGGCGATTTCGGCGCACGATTTCAGCGATTTGGAATATCCCGAGTTGATCTACTATACGTAA
- a CDS encoding IucA/IucC family protein, producing the protein MNTSLLASALESAQWTEVRRRIFRQLIESLIYEGIVHPETEQHADGTETYRFHGRDAAGDDVTYVCTGRRALSFGRIRLTRDPVLRQANGAEREADSLSAFLLETAELLGADDDKLSTFLEEISETWLKDAAAQEHRFAQPAPVSAATPYDELEADVMEGHPYHPCYKSRIGFDLQDHLDFGPEFKPGLKLIWLAILRAEAKWSHLSSFEAEDFLREELGDEYDRFQDILREKGLDPAQYVFVPVHPWQWREVVAGGFLDQFRKQSIVLLGEGRDEYRPQMSIRTLSNASVPERAYVKCPLSMTNTSTGRILAQHTILNAATLSEWLGELHRGDAYLRDELRVVLLKEVMGVSYHHQGLHPLLEAKVYGVLGAIWRESLHGQLAAGEAAVPFNALCHLRTDGQPLIAPWVERHGLESWLQAVLQVAITPLIHLLYAHGVAMESHAQNMILLHENGLPTRVALKDFHDGLRYSRAHLADPNCRPQIQYPPANHPRLNRNSFIEKEDPAEIKDFFHDAFFFINMGELALFLEEQYGLSETRFWELAAGVIYAYQRKFPELAERFATFDLFSGTIEVEQLTKRRLFAEGGVRVHAVPNPLALFRTGEGR; encoded by the coding sequence ATGAACACAAGCCTGTTAGCAAGCGCTTTGGAATCTGCACAATGGACAGAAGTGCGCAGACGAATATTCCGCCAGTTGATCGAATCGCTGATCTACGAAGGCATCGTGCATCCGGAGACGGAGCAGCACGCGGACGGGACGGAGACGTATCGCTTCCACGGCAGAGACGCGGCGGGCGACGACGTGACCTATGTTTGCACGGGACGCCGCGCCCTGTCGTTCGGGCGCATTCGCCTGACGCGCGACCCGGTGCTGCGCCAGGCGAACGGGGCGGAGCGCGAGGCGGACTCGCTGTCCGCCTTCCTGCTGGAGACGGCTGAACTGCTCGGTGCGGATGACGACAAGCTGTCCACGTTCCTCGAAGAGATCTCAGAGACGTGGCTGAAAGATGCGGCCGCGCAAGAGCACCGTTTTGCACAGCCCGCTCCGGTCAGCGCAGCGACCCCTTACGACGAGCTGGAAGCGGACGTGATGGAAGGCCACCCCTACCACCCGTGCTACAAATCGCGCATCGGCTTCGACCTGCAGGACCATCTCGACTTCGGGCCGGAGTTCAAGCCGGGTCTGAAGCTGATCTGGCTGGCGATCTTGCGCGCCGAAGCGAAGTGGTCGCATCTTTCGTCGTTCGAAGCGGAAGACTTCCTGCGCGAAGAGCTCGGCGACGAATACGACCGCTTCCAAGACATTCTGCGCGAAAAAGGGCTCGATCCGGCGCAGTACGTCTTCGTGCCGGTGCATCCGTGGCAGTGGCGGGAAGTGGTGGCGGGCGGCTTCCTCGACCAGTTCCGCAAGCAGAGCATCGTCCTGCTCGGCGAGGGGCGTGACGAGTACCGCCCGCAGATGTCGATTCGCACGTTGTCCAACGCTTCGGTGCCGGAGCGGGCGTATGTGAAATGCCCGCTGTCGATGACCAATACCTCCACGGGACGCATCTTGGCACAGCATACGATCCTGAACGCGGCGACGCTGTCCGAGTGGCTGGGCGAGCTGCATCGTGGGGATGCCTACTTGCGCGATGAGCTGCGCGTCGTGCTGCTCAAAGAAGTGATGGGCGTCTCCTACCACCACCAAGGCCTGCACCCGCTCTTGGAAGCAAAAGTGTACGGGGTGCTCGGCGCGATCTGGCGCGAAAGCCTGCACGGGCAGCTCGCGGCGGGCGAAGCGGCGGTGCCGTTTAACGCGCTGTGCCATCTGCGCACCGACGGGCAGCCTTTGATCGCTCCGTGGGTGGAGCGCCATGGCTTGGAAAGCTGGCTGCAGGCGGTGTTGCAGGTCGCGATCACACCGTTGATTCACCTGCTGTACGCGCACGGTGTGGCGATGGAGTCCCACGCGCAAAACATGATCCTGCTGCATGAAAACGGCCTGCCGACGCGCGTGGCGCTGAAAGATTTCCATGACGGGCTGCGCTACTCCCGCGCCCATCTGGCCGACCCGAACTGCCGCCCGCAGATCCAGTATCCGCCGGCGAACCATCCGCGGTTGAACCGCAACTCTTTTATCGAAAAAGAAGATCCGGCGGAGATCAAAGACTTTTTCCACGATGCGTTTTTCTTCATCAACATGGGCGAGCTGGCGTTGTTCCTGGAGGAGCAGTACGGGCTGTCCGAAACGCGCTTCTGGGAGCTGGCGGCCGGTGTGATCTATGCGTATCAGCGCAAGTTCCCGGAGCTGGCGGAGCGGTTTGCCACGTTTGATCTGTTCTCCGGCACGATCGAAGTCGAGCAGCTGACCAAGCGCCGGCTGTTCGCAGAAGGCGGCGTGCGCGTGCATGCGGTGCCGAACCCGCTCGCGCTGTTCCGTACAGGGGAGGGGCGATGA